GCCCGTGACGGCGGTGATATCGGCACAATCGCCCCGAAACCGATAGACTGCCGCCGATGCAGGAAGTGAATGGCCGGCTGGAGCGGCAGATTGCGTTTCTGGTCGAGGCGGACAAGCTGAAGCGGGTGTTGCGGCGCAGTTCGATCAGCGGCGGGCAGCGGCTGGAGAACTCCGCCGAGCACTCGTGGCACCTGGCGCTGATGGCGCTGGTGCTGGCCGAGCACGCCGCGGCACCCGGCCTCGATCTGCTCAAGGTACTCAGGATGCTGGTCGTGCACGACCTGGTGGAGATCGACGCCGGCGACACCTTCGCCTACGACGCGGAGGCGCGCAAGGGTCAGAAGGAGCGCGAGGAACGCGCCGCCGAGCGCATCTTCGCCCTGCTGCCGGGAACGCAGGGCGCCGAGCTGCGTGCTGCGTGGGACGAATTCGAGGCCCGCGGCAGCCCCGAAGCGCGCTTTGCGGCAGCGCTCGACCGCCTGCAGCCGATGCTGCTCAACTACGTGAACGGCGGCTCCGGCTGGCAACGCAACGGCGTGCGCGCCGGCCAGGTGCGCGACCTGAACCGCAGCATTGACGACGGCGCGCCGGAGCTGTGGCGCTACGCGGCAGGCCTGATCGAAGACGCCGTCCGGCGCGGTTACCTCGATCGGTGACACTGCCATTCGGTGTCCACGGCGGCGAATCGCCGCTACCCTATATGGCGGAGGGGACAAGCAGATGATTGATCGTACGTGCAAGGCCGCCCGGACCCTTGCGGTGGCAACATTGCTGGTGGCGGGCAGCGTACTGGCAGGAGCGCAGAGCGGATCGCCTCCGGAGTACGGCTACGGCAACATTCCGTTCGGGAGCACGGCGCAGCAGGTGCTGGCCGAGCTTGGCGGCTCGACCGTCGAGACACCGGGCGCCGAGGCGCACTTCATCGGTCACTACGAAGTGTTGCGAGACTTCTTCGCCGAGGGGATGGAGCCCGACGTGATCGGGCTGCAACAGCAGTTCAACGTCGACGTCGCCCGCATGTACCGGGTGTCGTACGCCGGCTGGAGCAACGTGAAGTCGATGGAACTGTACTTCTACCGCGAGCACGATGCGCCGGAGGAACTGTCCTCCTACCGCCTGTTCATGGTGCGCAAGACGTTGAAGACCGGCGGCAGCGGAAGCCACACCGACGTGTCCGAAATCCTGGAGAACGCGATCACGGCTCGGCTCGGCGTGCAGCCGGTGAACTACGACGTGAAGTACATTGCGTTCTCCGCGCGCATCTCGAAGTGGGCCGCTCCCGACAGCGACATCTTCCTGCTGGTGTTTCAGAACATCTTCAGTGCCAGCGACGCCGACATTCTCTACCGCGACCGCGAGCAGTGGAGCAGCTATGTGGCCGCGCACCGGAGCGAAGCCGGCGAGCAGACCCGCTCCGCCGGCAGCAGCTTCTAGCGCGGCGCCGCGGACGCCATGAGTGGCACCATGAAGAAGGCGGTGATCCACGGGCCGCGGCAGGCGGGGCTGGTCGACATGCCGATGCCTGAGCCGCGCGGCGACCTGGTGCTGATCAAGGTGCGGGCGGTGCCGATGTGCACCGAATACAAGACCTGGGAATCGGGCAGTACCGCGGAGTCTCTCGGGCATGAAGGGGTGGGCGAGGTGGCGGCCGTGGACGGCCACTCCGACC
This portion of the Spirochaetaceae bacterium genome encodes:
- a CDS encoding HD domain-containing protein, whose product is MQEVNGRLERQIAFLVEADKLKRVLRRSSISGGQRLENSAEHSWHLALMALVLAEHAAAPGLDLLKVLRMLVVHDLVEIDAGDTFAYDAEARKGQKEREERAAERIFALLPGTQGAELRAAWDEFEARGSPEARFAAALDRLQPMLLNYVNGGSGWQRNGVRAGQVRDLNRSIDDGAPELWRYAAGLIEDAVRRGYLDR